One stretch of Oncorhynchus clarkii lewisi isolate Uvic-CL-2024 chromosome 3, UVic_Ocla_1.0, whole genome shotgun sequence DNA includes these proteins:
- the LOC139398914 gene encoding NADH-ubiquinone oxidoreductase 75 kDa subunit, mitochondrial-like — MLVASMLRLPAVSRALGVAHSTGSVAITKNVHNAATAAASNLVEVFVDGKPLMVEPGTTVLQACEKVGVQIPRFCYHERLSVAGNCRMCLVEIEKAPKPVAACAMPVMKGWNILTDSDKTRKAREGVMEFLLANHPLDCPICDQGGECDLQDQSMQFGSDRSRFLESKRAVEDKNIGPLIKTIMTRCIQCTRCVRFASEIAGVEDLGTTGRGNDLQIGTYVEKMFMSELSGNVIDICPVGALTSKPYAFTSRPWETRKTESIDVLDAVGSNIVVSTRGGEVMRILPRLHEDINEEWISDKTRFAYDGLKRQRLTQPMVKDASGQLVATSWEDVLTRVAGVLQGAQGTSVAAIVGGMVDAEALIALKDMLNRLNSDSLCTEEIFPMAGAGSDLRSNYLLNSRIAGIEEADLLLLVGTNPRYEAPLFNARIRKSWLHNELQVALVGQEVDLTYTYDHLGESAKVLQEIAAGTHPFSKVLAKAKRPVVVLGSGSLQREDGGAIHAAVSTIAQNARVSSGVEESWKVLNVLHRVASQVAALDLGYKPGVEAIRKNPPKVLFLLGADASCITRQDLAKDSFIIYQGHHGDAGATMADIILPGAAYTEKCSTYVNTEGRAQQTRLAVTAPGMAREDWKIIRAISELAGLTLPYETMDEVRDRLAEVSPNLVRYDDVEEANYFKQANELAKAVNQTILTEPLVPPQLTVRDFYMTDPISRASQTMAKCVKAVTEGAQAIEEPSIC; from the exons ATGCTAGTGGCAAG CATGTTGCGTCTACCTGCGGTGAGTCGCGCTCTCGGAGTCGCTCACTCTACAGGGAGCGTGGCAATCACAAAAAATG TTCACAATGCAGCTACAGCAGCAGCCAGTAACCTGGTGGAGGTATTTGTGGATGGGAAGCCACTCATGGTGGAACCAGGAACCACAGTGCTGCAG GCATGTGAAAAGGTGGGAGTGCAGATTCCTCGCTTCTGTTACCATGAGCGCTTGTCAGTTGCAGGGAACTGTCGGATGTGTCTCGTGGAGATTGAGAAAGCTCCAAAG CCAGTGGCAGCATGTGCCATGCCAGTCATGAAGGGTTGGAACATTTTAACTGACTCTGACAAAACAAGGAAGGCTAG AGAGGGTGTGATGGAGTTCCTGTTGGCCAATCACCCTTTAGACTGCCCAATCTGTGACCAGGGGGGAGAATGTGACcttcag GACCAGTCCATGCAGTTTGGCAGTGACCGGAGCCGCTTCTTGGAGAGCAAGAGAGCTGTGGAGGACAAGAACATTGGTCCCCTCATCAAGACCATCATGACCCGCTGTATCCAGTGCACCCGATGTGTCCG CTTTGCCAGTGAGATTGCAGGTGTGGAGGATCTGGGAACCACTGGAAGGGGCAATGACTTGCAAATTGGCACTTATGTGGAGAAGATGTTCATGTCGGAGCTGTCTGGGAATGTAATTGACATATGCCCTGTGGGAGCACTGACTTCCAAGCCGTATGCCTTCACTTCCCGACCCTGGGAGACCAG GAAGACTGAATCCATTGACGTGCTGGATGCGGTGGGCAGCAACATCGTAGTGAGCACCCGGGGTGGTGAGGTCATGAGGATTCTGCCCCGTCTCCACGAGGACATCAATGAGGAGTGGATCTCAGATAAGACCAG GTTTGCCTACGATGGGCTGAAGCGGCAGCGCCTCACTCAGCCCATGGTGAAGGATGCGTCTGGACAGCTGGTGGCCACTTCCTGGGAGGATGTGTTGACTAGAGTGGCTGGGGTG TTGCAAGGAGCCCAAGGCACCAGTGTAGCGGCCATTGTAGGAGGGATGGTGGATGCAGAGGCTCTAATCGCCCTGAAAGACATGCTGAACCGCTTGAATAGTGACAGCCTATGTACTGAGGAGATCTTCCCCATGGCTGGGGCTGG TTCTGACCTGCGCTCAAACTACCTACTGAATTCCCGCATCGCTGGCATTGAAGAGGCTGATTTGCTGCTCCTAGTTGGCACCAACCCACGCTATGAGGCACCACTTTTCAACGCACGCATCAGGAAGAG TTGGCTTCATAACGAGCTGCAGGTAGCCTTGGTGGGGCAGGAGGTGGACTTGACCTACACATACGATCACCTTGGGGAGTCTGCTAAGGTCCTGCAGGAAATAGCTGCTGGGACCCACCCCTTCTCTAAG GTTCTTGCCAAGGCAAAGCGTCCTGTCGTGGTGTTGGGCAGTGGTTCCCtgcagagagaggatgggggcgCAATACACGCAGCAGTGTCTACCATTGCTCAGAATGCCCGTGTCAGCAGTGGAGTGGAGGAAAGCTGGAAGGTTCTCAATGTGCTTCACAG GGTGGCCAGTCAAGTAGCTGCGTTGGATCTTGGGTACAAGCCAGGCGTGGAGGCCATCAGGAAGAATCCGCCCAAAGTCCTGTTCCTCCTTGGGGCCGATGCTAGCTGCATCACCCGCCAAGACCTGGCAAAGGACAGCTTCATCATTTATCAGG GGCACCATGGAGACGCTGGGGCGACGATGGCTGACATCATTCTCCCTGGAGCAGCGTACACAGAGAAATGTAGCACCTATGTGAACACTGAGGGGCGCGCCCAACAGACTAGGCTGGCTGTGACTGCTCCAGGCATGGCCAGGGAGGACTGGAAGATCATCCGCGCCATATCTGAG CTTGCTGGACTGACACTGCCCTATGAGACCATGGATGAGGTGCGTGACAGATTGGCGGAGGTTTCACCCAACCTGGTGCGCTATGATGACGTGGAGGAGGCTAACTATTTTAAGCAGGCAAATGAACTGGCCAAG GCTGTGAATCAGACCATCCTCACAGAGCCTCTGGTTCCTCCACAGCTCACTGTTCGAGACTTTTACATGACAG ATCCTATCAGCAGAGCCTCCCAGACAATGGCTAAGTGTGTGAAGGCTGTAACAGAAGGAGCCCAAGCTATAGAGGAACCATCCATAtgctga
- the LOC139398888 gene encoding chemerin-like receptor 2 isoform X1 yields the protein MMTLFQDKDPAVIKSHFSNNWRNCDQDTNKSTFWVKNKCRDICSTRGSSAAVMDESSEDYDNYTYDYLEYGDLEKEKGGYSQKEAMHILSVIIYSISFVLGVTGNGIVIWVTAFKSKRTVNSIWLLNMAIADFVFVLFLPFSIDYVLRDFHWSFGLVMCKLNSFVSVMNMYASVLFLMILSLDRYVSLVHLSWSQRCRTIQRAWIVCGCVWGVSALLSHPTLIFRDTMHIYGRVVCFNNFNVQDGHTAAVRHITLVAVRTAVGFLLPFSAICVTGILLAIKVHQSEDSVRLSSFSKTVSAVILAFFFCWAPFHTFSLMELSMHSSMFLHTVLKTGFPLATSLAFFNSCVNPLLYMLVGKKVRQLLKRSCLDITKSYLRELSQSISATESVTVADVGPSDIPPPEEPTESSTV from the exons ATGATGACACTCTTCCAGGATAAGGACCCAGCTGTAATTAAATCTCACTTTTCAAACAACTGGAGGAACTGTGACCAGGACACTAACAAAAGCACATTTTGGGTAAAAAACAAGTGCAGGGACATTTGCAGTACCAG AGGTAGTAGCGCTGCAGTAATGGACGAATCCTCGGAAGACTATGACAATTACACCTATGATTATCTGGAGTATGGAGACTTGGAAAAAGAAAAAGGTGGATACTCTCAGAAGGAGGCTATGCACATCCTATCAGTTATCATATATAGTATTTCCTTCGTGCTCGGTGTCACTGGAAATGGAATAGTCATATGGGTCACGGCATTTAAAAGCAAACGGACAGTGAACAGTATATGGTTGCTGAACATGGCTATCGCAGATTTTGTGTTTGTGCTCTTTTTGCCCTTCTCCATCGATTACGTTCTTCGAGACTTCCACTGGTCCTTTGGGCTGGTCATGTGTAAACTCAACTCGTTTGTGTCTGTGATGAACATGTACGCCAGTGTGCTCTTCCTCATGATTCTCAGTCTAGACAGGTATGTCTCATTGGTCCACCTTAGCTGGTCTCAGAGGTGTCGCACTATACAGCGAGCCTGGAtcgtgtgtggctgtgtgtgggggGTATCTGCTCTACTGAGCCACCCTACTCTGATATTCCGTGACACTATGCACATATATGGCAGGGTGGTGTGCTTCAACAACTTCAATGTCCAGGATGGACATACAGCTGCTGTGAGACATATCACGCTGGTGGCAGTTCGTACAGCAGTGGGCTTCTTACTGCCCTTCAGTGCCATCTGCGTGACTGGAATTCTCCTGGCAATCAAAGTCCACCAGTCTGAAGATTCTGTACGCCTATCCAGCTTCTCTAAAACAGTTTCCGCTGTCATTCTGGCCTTCTTTTTTTGCTGGGCACCGTTCCATACTTTTAGTTTAATGGAGCTTTCCATGCACTCTTCAATGTTTCTACATACTGTTCTGAAGACAGGTTTTCCTCTTGCTACTAGCTTAGCCTTTTTCAACAGCTGTGTCAACCCTCTCCTCTACATGTTGGTGGGCAAGAAGGTTCGCCAGCTCCTGAAGCGCTCGTGTCTGGACATCACAAAGAGTTATCTGCGGGAGCTCAGCCAGTCCATCTCTGCAACTGAGTCGGTGACTGTGGCAGACGTCGGTCCTTCAGACATCCCTCCACCAGAGGAGCCCACAGAATCATCAACTGTATGA
- the LOC139398888 gene encoding chemerin-like receptor 2 isoform X2, giving the protein MDESSEDYDNYTYDYLEYGDLEKEKGGYSQKEAMHILSVIIYSISFVLGVTGNGIVIWVTAFKSKRTVNSIWLLNMAIADFVFVLFLPFSIDYVLRDFHWSFGLVMCKLNSFVSVMNMYASVLFLMILSLDRYVSLVHLSWSQRCRTIQRAWIVCGCVWGVSALLSHPTLIFRDTMHIYGRVVCFNNFNVQDGHTAAVRHITLVAVRTAVGFLLPFSAICVTGILLAIKVHQSEDSVRLSSFSKTVSAVILAFFFCWAPFHTFSLMELSMHSSMFLHTVLKTGFPLATSLAFFNSCVNPLLYMLVGKKVRQLLKRSCLDITKSYLRELSQSISATESVTVADVGPSDIPPPEEPTESSTV; this is encoded by the coding sequence ATGGACGAATCCTCGGAAGACTATGACAATTACACCTATGATTATCTGGAGTATGGAGACTTGGAAAAAGAAAAAGGTGGATACTCTCAGAAGGAGGCTATGCACATCCTATCAGTTATCATATATAGTATTTCCTTCGTGCTCGGTGTCACTGGAAATGGAATAGTCATATGGGTCACGGCATTTAAAAGCAAACGGACAGTGAACAGTATATGGTTGCTGAACATGGCTATCGCAGATTTTGTGTTTGTGCTCTTTTTGCCCTTCTCCATCGATTACGTTCTTCGAGACTTCCACTGGTCCTTTGGGCTGGTCATGTGTAAACTCAACTCGTTTGTGTCTGTGATGAACATGTACGCCAGTGTGCTCTTCCTCATGATTCTCAGTCTAGACAGGTATGTCTCATTGGTCCACCTTAGCTGGTCTCAGAGGTGTCGCACTATACAGCGAGCCTGGAtcgtgtgtggctgtgtgtgggggGTATCTGCTCTACTGAGCCACCCTACTCTGATATTCCGTGACACTATGCACATATATGGCAGGGTGGTGTGCTTCAACAACTTCAATGTCCAGGATGGACATACAGCTGCTGTGAGACATATCACGCTGGTGGCAGTTCGTACAGCAGTGGGCTTCTTACTGCCCTTCAGTGCCATCTGCGTGACTGGAATTCTCCTGGCAATCAAAGTCCACCAGTCTGAAGATTCTGTACGCCTATCCAGCTTCTCTAAAACAGTTTCCGCTGTCATTCTGGCCTTCTTTTTTTGCTGGGCACCGTTCCATACTTTTAGTTTAATGGAGCTTTCCATGCACTCTTCAATGTTTCTACATACTGTTCTGAAGACAGGTTTTCCTCTTGCTACTAGCTTAGCCTTTTTCAACAGCTGTGTCAACCCTCTCCTCTACATGTTGGTGGGCAAGAAGGTTCGCCAGCTCCTGAAGCGCTCGTGTCTGGACATCACAAAGAGTTATCTGCGGGAGCTCAGCCAGTCCATCTCTGCAACTGAGTCGGTGACTGTGGCAGACGTCGGTCCTTCAGACATCCCTCCACCAGAGGAGCCCACAGAATCATCAACTGTATGA